From Chthoniobacterales bacterium:
GGCTTGTCTGCAAAGATCCGGAAAGCGCCTACACGCCCGGGCGTCGCGGGTTGTCGTGGATCAAATTGAAAAAAGAATTTGCCACGCTCGATGTCGTCGTGACCGGCGTGGAATACGGCCACGGGCGCAGACGCGAGGTGTTGAGCGATTACACGTTTGCCGTGCGCGACGAGGAAGGCGGCGCGCTCCTGACGATCGGAAAAGCCTACTCCGGCCTCACCGACAAAGAGATCGCCGAACTGACCCCGTGGTTTCTCGAACGTGTGAGGCGTGTGAAGGGACGCCTGCACGAGGTGGAACCTGAGTTGGTCATCGAGGTCGCTTTCGACTCCATCCAGTCCAGCACGCGTCATCCGAGCGGCTTGGCGCTGCGTTTTCCGCGCATCAAGCGATTGCGCCGCGACAAGACGGTCGGCGACATCGACAGCCTGCAAACCGCCCGCCGGCTCGTTGGGTGCGGGTAAGGCCTATGCCGGGACCGGGGCCAAATCGCCGGGCAGCGTGCCTTCGTTCTTTTTGTCCTCCGCCTTGGCCGGGGCGACTTCGGGCGGAAGCGGCGGCGGGGTCGGTTCGCGCGGCGGGGGATTTTTCATCTCGCCGTGCTCGATGAGGTCGCGGATCTGCGAGCCCTCGAGGGTC
This genomic window contains:
- a CDS encoding DNA ligase; protein product: LVCKDPESAYTPGRRGLSWIKLKKEFATLDVVVTGVEYGHGRRREVLSDYTFAVRDEEGGALLTIGKAYSGLTDKEIAELTPWFLERVRRVKGRLHEVEPELVIEVAFDSIQSSTRHPSGLALRFPRIKRLRRDKTVGDIDSLQTARRLVGCG